The Synchiropus splendidus isolate RoL2022-P1 chromosome 11, RoL_Sspl_1.0, whole genome shotgun sequence genome contains a region encoding:
- the LOC128766885 gene encoding protocadherin alpha-3-like → MRARRMEEYFCIIFVVLLCLCDGSASQISYSISEEVNKGTVVGNIAKDLNLNIQELDSRDLRVVSSDSKNYFDVDRRSGSLFVSERIDREALCPNTAECSVRIQAVMSDPMDVHRIEVKILDINDNPPEFIEQSHSIQISESVTPGERYLLPIAVDADSGSNSVKTYKLSQNEYFSLDVQSGGEHGVSADLVLQKTIDREKQPVIDLILTAADGGKPVRTGTSNIQIIVTDVNDNTPVFSKPLYKVSVYEGGAHGSAVIQLNATDLDEGMNGKIVYSFVKRGKVDPSVMFDLNPETGVIALKGSLDHEETPAYELRVQAMDQGQSPRSTHTKLLIEVLDENDNAPEISVTSLMTPVKEDSELGTIVALVTVSDRDGGSNGVTSCKVVGSVPFKLKSNYKNDYSLVVDGPLDREKTFVYDVTIEATDEGSPPLSSNRIITVHVSDVNDNAPRFMEPVINVYVKENSPQGSKICQINASDPDLDVNSKLTYSLIDSHPRNVPILSALTINSDTGDIVSLQSFDFEKLKTFQFKVQATDSGVPPLSSNVTVKVFILDENDNSPTILAPYSELGSVNSENIPYSAEAGYFVAKIRAVDTDSGYNALLSYHLSEPKGNNLFRIGTSSGEIRTKRRMSDNDLKTHPLVVLVSDNGEPSLSATVSIDVVVVESSADIQTQFRHVTMKEENFSDLNLYLLIAIVAVSSIFLLSLVTLIAVRCHRTDSDFSRYSPPMITTHPDGSWSYSKSTQQYDVCFSSDTLKSDVVVFPAPFPPVDAELISINGGDTFTRTQTLPNKEKVRWK, encoded by the coding sequence ATGAGGGCTCGACGCATGGAGGAATATTTTTGCATAATTTTTGTGGTTCTTCTTTGTCTGTGTGACGGATCCGCATCACAAATCTCATACTCGATCTCCGAGGAGGTGAACAAAGGCACCGTGGTGGGAAACATCGCCAAGGATCTGAACCTAAATATTCAGGAGCTCGATTCCAGGGATCTCCGTGTTGTTTCCAGTGACAGTAAGAATTATTTTGACGTGGACCGACGCTCCGGGAGTCTGTTTGTTAGCGAGAGGATAGACAGAGAGGCCCTTTGTCCGAACACGGCAGAATGCTCCGTGAGGATTCAGGCGGTCATGAGTGACCCGATGGATGTTCACCGGATAGAAGTGAAAATTTTAGATATCAACGATAACCCGCCTGAGTTTATTGAGCAATCTCATTCAATACAAATTTCAGAGTCGGTGACTCCCGGAGAGAGATATCTGCTGCCCATAGCGGTGGACGCAGATTCAGGGAGTAACTCGGTAAAAACATACAAGCTGAGCCAGAATGAATATTTCTCTCTGGACGTGCAGAGTGGTGGAGAACACGGAGTCTCCGCCGACTTGGTGCTCCAGAAGACTATAGATCGGGAGAAACAGCCTGTTATTGACCTCATCCTCACAGCTGCTGACGGGGGAAAACCTGTCAGAACAGGGACATCGAATATACAAATTATTGTGACGGATGTTAATGATAACACTCCAGTTTTTAGTAAACCATTGTATAAAGTAAGTGTTTATGAAGGAGGGGCGCATGGCTCTGCAGTGATACAATTAAATGCAACCGATTTAGACGAGGGAATGAACGGTAAAATAGTGTACTCCTTTGTAAAACGAGGTAAAGTCGACCCCTCTGTTATGTTTGATTTAAACCCAGAAACAGGAGTAATCGCATTGAAAGGCTCTTTAGACCACGAGGAAACACCTGCGTATGAACTCAGAGTTCAAGCGATGGATCAGGGTCAGTCGCCACGcagtacacacacaaaactacTAATAGAAGTACTTGATGAGAACGATAATGCTCCTGAAAtatcagtgacgtcactgatgACTCCAGTGAAAGAAGACTCAGAGCTGGGAACTATCGTTGCTTTGGTCACAGTGAGTGACAGAGATGGAGGCAGTAATGGTGTAACCAGCTGTAAAGTAGTTGGATCAGTTCCTTTTAAGCTCAAATCAAACTATAAAAATGATTATTCATTAGTAGTTGATGGACCTCTGGACAGAGAAAAGACTTTTGTCTATGACGTCACTATTGAAGCTACAGACGAAGGGAGCCCTCCTCTGTCCAGTAACAGGATCATTACTGTTCATGTGTCTGACGTCAATGATAACGCACCTCGATTCATGGAGCCTGTTATTAATGTTTATGTGAAAGAAAATAGTCCACAAGGATCGAAAATATGTCAAATTAATGCGTCTGATCCAGATTTAGATGTTAATTCAAAACTGACTTATTCATTGATAGACAGTCATCCACGAAATGTTCCAATCCTGTCAGCTCTGACCATAAACTCAGACACAGGAGACATAGTCAGTCTGCAGTCGTTTGACTTTGAGAAGTTAAAAACCTTCCAGTTCAAAGTTCAGGCCACAGACTCTGGTgttcctcctctcagcagcaacgtgaccGTGAAAGTTTTTATCCTGGATGAGAACGACAACAGCCCTACGATTCTGGCTCCCTATTCTGAGCTGGGTTCAGTGAACAGTGAGAACATTCCTTATTCTGCTGAAGCAGGATACTTTGTAGCAAAGATCAGGGCTGTAGACACAGACTCTGGATACAACGCTCTGCTGTCTTATCACCTGTCTGAGCCCAAAGGAAACAACCTGTTCAGGATCGGAACCAGTAGTGGGGAGATCCGGACCAAGAGGAGAATGAGCGACAATGACCTGAAGACTCACCCCTTGGTGGTGCTGGTTTCTGATAATGGAGAACCCTCCCTGTCAGCGACTGTGTCTATCGATGTGGTGGTGGTTGAAAGCTCCGCTGACATCCAGACTCAGTTCAGACATGTGaccatgaaggaggagaacTTCTCTGATTTGAACTTGTACCTGCTGATCGCCATCGTGGCGGTGTCGTCCATCTTCCTGCTGAGTCTGGTGACCTTGATAGCGGTCAGATGTCACAGGACAGACAGTGATTTCAGCAGGTACAGCCCCCCCATGATCACCACCCACCCTGACGGGAGCTGGTCTTACTCCAAATCTACTCAGCAGTACGACGTGTGTTTCAGCTCAGACACACTCAAGAGTGACGTGGTGGTTTTCCCCGCCCCGTTTCCACCAGTAGATGCAGAACTGATCAGTATTAATGGAGGAGACACTTTTACCAGGACTCAGACTTTACCTAACAAAGAGAAGGTAAGATGGAAGTGA